The Deinococcus koreensis genome window below encodes:
- a CDS encoding type II toxin-antitoxin system VapC family toxin has translation MTLLYLDTSALARLYTLEPGHEKVRAAQAAASGDITHAITYVELHSALAGRKRRRAISGRAYQTAVRDIESDWLTIRHIATDDQLLQDAARLAQAHPLRAYDAVHLAAAQAIAPLGIQFMTFDLTLRSVAEAVMPGQVWTP, from the coding sequence ATGACGCTGCTGTATCTGGACACCTCAGCTCTTGCCCGGCTGTACACCCTGGAACCGGGCCACGAGAAGGTTCGTGCCGCACAGGCCGCTGCCAGTGGCGACATTACCCATGCCATCACCTATGTGGAACTGCACTCCGCGCTGGCCGGGCGAAAACGGCGCAGGGCCATCAGTGGCCGCGCCTACCAGACCGCCGTGCGGGACATCGAGAGCGACTGGCTGACCATTCGCCATATCGCTACTGACGACCAACTCCTGCAAGACGCCGCCCGACTGGCCCAGGCCCACCCGCTGCGTGCGTATGACGCCGTGCATCTGGCCGCCGCCCAGGCGATAGCGCCGCTGGGCATTCAGTTCATGACCTTCGACTTGACCCTGCGGAGCGTGGCCGAGGCCGTGATGCCAGGGCAGGTGTGGACGCCATGA
- a CDS encoding helix-turn-helix domain-containing protein, with the protein MTAQMRFDLAALLRQHNLSQKQLAQAANMRPATVNAIYNARVERIEVSTLVDLVSGLRRLGVNADVGDILQVIDVPDEAEQAARERALRLLGGEPWGLRAAGSAVLAEVSGPPIEELLREHRGPES; encoded by the coding sequence GTGACAGCCCAGATGCGCTTCGACCTTGCCGCACTGCTGCGGCAGCACAACCTCAGCCAGAAGCAACTGGCGCAGGCGGCCAACATGCGCCCCGCCACCGTGAACGCCATCTACAATGCCCGCGTGGAGCGGATCGAGGTCAGCACCCTGGTCGATTTGGTCAGCGGTCTGCGCCGCCTGGGCGTGAATGCCGACGTGGGCGACATCCTGCAGGTCATCGACGTGCCCGACGAAGCCGAGCAGGCCGCCCGAGAGCGTGCCCTGCGCCTGCTGGGTGGCGAACCCTGGGGCCTGAGGGCCGCCGGTTCCGCCGTGCTGGCTGAGGTCAGCGGGCCACCCATCGAGGAGCTTCTGCGCGAGCACCGTGGGCCAGAGAGTTGA
- a CDS encoding glycoside hydrolase family 5 protein → MNSLAGAGVAAVALVGLGLMAPSQAPQPGRGVTLQVPPGREAAFRANGLLRRTINFGNMLEAPQEGEWGLKLEERFFDLARSAGFTAIRLPVRWNTRAGAQAPYTVDPAFFARVDWAVSQARRRNLAVILDFHHYEELMREPAAHRPRFLAIWGQVAAHYRNQGPEVLFEVLNEPNGKVEAVWNELQAQALAVIRKSNPRRVVIVGPVGWNSAERLGTLRLPADGHLIVTFHHYTPMEFTHQGTDFGGPARPTGIPWPAGGLRPANGWANWSWDVTLAGGAGGLTVAPQKAYGALYLHRDEPLTGVKELAFVSDRTLGLNVVCLERNDGKTSPPSASITAQAGALTRVPVAACSGSGTLRDLWLMPQGEQAAAPFTLRRLDVVTSAGVRPALGSAQDEVAAPIRTAAAWGRANGRPVFLGEFGAFRAGPQADRARWAAFMRAEAEAQGLSWAWWELASGFGLYDPLKNVWDDPVLRALLPDSRVGR, encoded by the coding sequence ATGAACAGTCTGGCGGGAGCAGGGGTGGCGGCGGTGGCGCTGGTCGGTCTGGGCCTGATGGCGCCGTCCCAGGCGCCCCAACCGGGCCGGGGCGTGACCCTGCAGGTTCCGCCCGGCCGCGAGGCCGCGTTCCGGGCCAACGGCCTCCTGCGGCGCACCATCAACTTCGGCAACATGCTCGAGGCCCCGCAGGAGGGCGAGTGGGGCCTGAAGCTGGAGGAGCGCTTCTTCGATCTGGCGAGGTCGGCGGGCTTCACGGCCATCCGGCTGCCGGTGCGCTGGAACACGAGGGCGGGGGCGCAGGCGCCGTATACGGTCGATCCGGCCTTCTTCGCGCGGGTGGACTGGGCGGTCTCTCAGGCCAGGCGCCGGAACCTGGCGGTGATCCTCGATTTCCACCACTACGAGGAACTGATGCGGGAGCCGGCCGCGCACCGCCCGCGCTTCCTGGCCATCTGGGGGCAGGTGGCGGCGCACTACCGAAACCAGGGGCCGGAGGTGCTGTTCGAGGTACTGAACGAGCCGAACGGCAAGGTCGAGGCAGTCTGGAACGAGCTGCAGGCCCAGGCGCTGGCGGTGATCCGCAAGTCCAACCCGCGCCGGGTGGTGATCGTCGGGCCGGTCGGGTGGAATTCGGCCGAGCGGCTGGGCACGCTGCGGCTGCCCGCCGACGGACACCTGATCGTGACCTTCCACCACTACACGCCCATGGAATTCACGCACCAGGGCACCGACTTCGGCGGCCCGGCGCGGCCCACCGGCATCCCGTGGCCGGCGGGGGGCCTGCGCCCGGCGAACGGCTGGGCCAACTGGTCGTGGGACGTGACCCTCGCGGGCGGAGCGGGGGGGCTCACGGTGGCGCCGCAGAAGGCCTACGGGGCGCTGTATCTCCACCGCGACGAGCCGCTGACCGGCGTGAAGGAACTCGCCTTCGTGAGCGACCGGACGCTGGGCCTGAACGTGGTGTGCCTGGAGCGCAACGACGGCAAGACCAGCCCGCCGTCGGCCAGTATCACCGCGCAGGCGGGGGCGCTCACGCGGGTGCCGGTGGCGGCCTGCAGCGGCAGCGGCACCCTGCGCGACCTGTGGCTGATGCCGCAGGGCGAACAGGCGGCGGCGCCGTTTACCCTGCGGCGGCTGGACGTGGTCACGAGCGCCGGGGTGCGCCCGGCCCTGGGCAGCGCGCAGGACGAGGTCGCGGCGCCGATCCGTACGGCGGCCGCCTGGGGCCGGGCGAACGGCCGTCCGGTCTTCCTGGGCGAGTTCGGGGCCTTCCGGGCCGGGCCGCAGGCCGACCGGGCGCGCTGGGCCGCCTTCATGCGCGCCGAGGCCGAGGCGCAGGGGCTCAGCTGGGCGTGGTGGGAACTGGCCTCGGGCTTCGGGCTCTACGATCCGCTGAAGAACGTCTGGGACGACCCGGTGCTGCGCGCCCTGCTCCCGGACAGCCGGGTCGGGCGCTGA
- a CDS encoding excalibur calcium-binding domain-containing protein, producing MRLFSGRVAGKKVLALALVGGTWLGSAQAATAYTRVESNLRRVAAPNGLVVGVVPGGTLLTVACSGQWCRTSYQGRGGYVARTLLTPFTRSAPLSGVFYASCRAMRAANKAPIRLGREGYRVGLDSNSNGVACDQGDR from the coding sequence ATGAGACTGTTTTCAGGACGTGTGGCGGGGAAGAAGGTGCTGGCGCTGGCGCTGGTCGGCGGGACGTGGCTGGGCTCGGCGCAGGCCGCCACGGCATATACCAGGGTGGAATCGAACCTGCGCCGGGTGGCCGCCCCGAACGGGCTGGTGGTGGGCGTGGTGCCCGGCGGCACGCTGCTGACCGTGGCGTGCAGCGGGCAGTGGTGCCGCACCTCGTATCAGGGGCGCGGCGGCTACGTCGCGCGCACGCTGCTGACGCCGTTCACGCGCAGCGCGCCGCTCTCCGGGGTGTTCTACGCCAGCTGCCGGGCCATGCGCGCGGCGAACAAGGCCCCGATCCGGCTGGGCCGGGAGGGCTACCGGGTGGGGCTCGACTCCAACTCGAACGGCGTGGCCTGCGACCAGGGCGACCGCTGA
- a CDS encoding DsbA family oxidoreductase: MSLPSPAAPSTLRVDVWSDIACPWCYIGKRRLEAALQDFAGRDQVEVVWHSFELDPSAPARQDASMAEILARKYGGGAARAQGMMAQVTEVAARDGLDYRFDVLRPTNTFLAHQLIHLAAEHGLQDAMKERLLLAYFTQGELVGDPETLVRLAQEVGLDAAQTRAALDAGTYADAVRQDEAQARTLGISGVPFFVLGGRYGVSGAQEAQVLRGALEQVWAELHPAPLTRLDTPVAEGCEDGSCAVPETQGAR, translated from the coding sequence ATGAGCCTCCCCTCTCCCGCCGCTCCCTCCACCCTGCGCGTCGACGTCTGGTCGGACATCGCCTGTCCGTGGTGCTACATCGGCAAGCGGCGGCTGGAAGCGGCGCTGCAGGACTTCGCCGGGCGTGATCAGGTTGAAGTCGTGTGGCACAGCTTCGAACTCGATCCCAGTGCCCCGGCCCGGCAGGACGCCTCGATGGCCGAGATCCTGGCGCGCAAGTACGGCGGCGGCGCGGCGCGGGCCCAGGGCATGATGGCCCAGGTGACCGAGGTGGCCGCCCGCGACGGCCTGGACTACCGCTTCGACGTGCTGCGGCCCACCAACACCTTCCTGGCCCACCAGCTGATCCATCTGGCCGCCGAGCACGGGTTGCAGGACGCCATGAAGGAGCGGCTGCTGCTGGCCTACTTCACGCAGGGCGAACTCGTGGGCGACCCCGAAACCCTGGTGCGGCTGGCGCAGGAGGTCGGTCTGGACGCGGCCCAGACCCGCGCCGCGCTGGACGCCGGCACCTACGCCGACGCCGTGCGCCAGGACGAGGCGCAGGCCCGGACGCTGGGCATCAGCGGCGTGCCCTTCTTCGTGCTGGGCGGCCGGTACGGGGTCAGCGGGGCGCAGGAGGCGCAGGTGCTCCGGGGCGCGCTGGAGCAGGTCTGGGCCGAACTCCACCCCGCCCCGCTGACCCGCCTGGACACCCCCGTGGCCGAGGGCTGCGAGGACGGCTCCTGCGCGGTGCCGGAGACCCAGGGCGCGCGCTGA
- the ftsH gene encoding ATP-dependent zinc metalloprotease FtsH, whose product MKRPLWIWGLLAGVLALLVLSFMLPRGGGNDLNLTDFTTALKRGEVSEARVTFQNGTALLSGTLRSGQPYSTRTLIGDPVVKLDALQAAGVNVSYLPPARLSVLGVLSILLTLALIVGLIILLLRSRQGGGSDAAGTFGKSKAAVIAEGQIKLSFQDVAGCDEAKADLQEVVDFLRSPEKYHSLGARIPHGVLLVGPPGSGKTLLAKAVAGEAKVPYYSISGSDFVEMFVGVGAARVRDLFDQARKSAPCIVFIDEIDAVGRKRGISLQGGNDEREQTLNQLLVEMDGFSSGQEVIILAATNRPDVLDAALLRPGRFDRQVVVDAPDVRGREMILRIHARKKPLDVSVDLGVVARRTAGMVGADLENLLNEAALLAAREGRHRITGRDVDEARDRVLMGPERRSLVVREADRKVTAYHEVGHALAAQLLPLADKAHKLTIVPRGRSLGSALYTPEDRMHHTRSALLDRICVALSGHAAEQVATGQVTTGAASDFQVATNLARRMITEWGMSEVGQLALAQDTGNYLGYGPQQGIYSDHTAEQIDVELGRILNGQYERALALLGEHAHILHRLTDELMIRESLSGEDVQTVLAGGTLPALEPTPRPGDDPPAPTGRLTPGPA is encoded by the coding sequence GTGAAACGTCCGCTCTGGATCTGGGGCCTGCTGGCGGGCGTGCTGGCCCTGCTCGTGCTGAGTTTCATGCTGCCGCGCGGCGGGGGCAACGACCTGAACCTGACCGACTTCACCACCGCCCTCAAACGCGGTGAGGTCAGCGAAGCCCGCGTCACCTTCCAGAACGGCACGGCGCTGCTGAGCGGCACCCTGCGCAGCGGTCAGCCCTACTCCACGCGCACCCTGATCGGCGACCCGGTCGTGAAGCTCGACGCCCTGCAGGCCGCCGGCGTGAACGTGTCCTACCTGCCGCCCGCCCGCCTGAGCGTGCTGGGCGTGCTGAGCATCCTGCTGACCCTGGCCCTGATCGTGGGCCTGATCATCCTGCTCCTCCGCAGTCGCCAGGGGGGCGGCTCCGACGCGGCAGGCACGTTCGGGAAGTCGAAGGCGGCGGTGATCGCGGAGGGGCAGATCAAGCTCTCCTTCCAGGACGTCGCCGGCTGCGACGAGGCCAAGGCCGACCTGCAGGAAGTCGTCGACTTCCTGCGCTCCCCCGAGAAGTACCACTCCCTCGGCGCCCGCATCCCCCACGGCGTCCTCCTCGTCGGCCCCCCCGGCTCCGGCAAGACCCTGCTCGCCAAGGCCGTCGCCGGCGAGGCCAAAGTCCCCTACTACTCCATCAGTGGCTCCGACTTCGTCGAGATGTTCGTGGGGGTGGGCGCCGCCCGCGTCCGCGACCTGTTCGACCAGGCCCGCAAGTCTGCGCCCTGCATCGTCTTCATCGACGAGATCGACGCCGTGGGGAGAAAACGCGGCATCTCGCTGCAGGGCGGCAACGACGAGCGCGAACAGACCCTCAACCAGCTGCTCGTCGAGATGGACGGCTTCTCTTCGGGCCAGGAGGTCATCATCCTGGCGGCGACCAACCGCCCGGACGTGCTGGACGCCGCTTTGCTGCGTCCCGGACGCTTCGACCGGCAGGTGGTGGTGGACGCGCCGGACGTGCGGGGACGCGAGATGATCCTGCGCATCCACGCGCGCAAGAAGCCGCTGGACGTCTCGGTGGACTTGGGGGTGGTGGCCAGGAGGACGGCGGGGATGGTGGGGGCGGATCTGGAGAACCTGCTGAACGAGGCCGCGCTGCTGGCGGCCAGAGAGGGGCGGCACCGGATCACGGGGCGGGACGTGGACGAGGCGCGCGACCGGGTGCTGATGGGGCCGGAGCGGCGCTCGCTGGTGGTGCGGGAGGCCGACCGCAAGGTCACCGCCTACCACGAGGTCGGTCACGCCCTCGCCGCTCAGCTGCTCCCTCTGGCCGACAAGGCGCACAAGCTGACCATCGTGCCGCGCGGGCGCAGCCTGGGCTCGGCGCTGTACACCCCGGAAGACCGCATGCACCACACGCGCTCCGCGCTGCTCGACCGGATCTGCGTGGCGCTCTCTGGGCACGCGGCCGAGCAGGTCGCCACCGGGCAGGTCACGACCGGCGCGGCGAGCGACTTCCAGGTCGCCACGAACCTCGCCCGGCGCATGATCACCGAATGGGGCATGAGCGAGGTCGGGCAGCTGGCGCTGGCGCAGGACACCGGCAACTACCTGGGCTACGGCCCGCAGCAGGGCATCTACAGCGACCACACGGCCGAGCAGATCGACGTGGAACTGGGCCGCATCCTGAACGGGCAGTACGAGCGGGCGCTGGCGCTGCTGGGCGAGCACGCCCACATCCTGCACCGCCTCACCGACGAGCTGATGATCCGCGAGTCGCTGAGCGGCGAGGACGTCCAGACCGTCCTCGCGGGCGGCACCCTGCCGGCGCTGGAGCCGACGCCCCGGCCCGGCGACGATCCCCCCGCCCCCACCGGCCGCCTGACCCCCGGCCCGGCCTGA
- a CDS encoding copper amine oxidase: MGAALLALSGGAAQAAPAAASVGSVQLTFSVDQAAVYVNGEATQWSSPPRLVGGRAMLPLRDAAALLDQPLNTTGAIGSGQLQLGRLLVDTRRVSGVLAGAPQPEGTVAALGGVLYVSARTLADALNANLVAEGDAGRTMTLTALRDGGNPLAPQARFSTDKNVYAPGERVVYTEYAFDPDGADITSRKWTGRQDAYFQPGTYTVTLNVTNSRGLLSRPYTRTIQVTGAPMDSPLTYALKYASPGDSFPDPQVLNYPSALAVPVAGETSPLIFSDSPEVPTQSGILYQDTVQGRARMLAYHLNGLGRPARLYILARNLDERPVDIRTTRLGETAPTRIEGTLGQVTLMEYFASTGGSLLTLSPGSTAAVYASPTLSPGSGVNLMQDLVTSGRVELTILMLEDTLPPSAQVAQQLPYLKPDGKHVRGTFPGAVRRLRVTLGSLPTRIVIGDGRVDPALTGTDALTGQSVKLSGNYGVLYDLEVNGAAGAAVALSPRGGLYRGAMNVLDGPIVQTIKLPRVGSALKPSEPTLLWRAQSDRLNIDFVPASGSNLPISLVFYRARSLSGFGGVIKTYQP, from the coding sequence ATGGGCGCCGCCCTGCTGGCGCTGAGCGGCGGGGCGGCGCAGGCGGCGCCCGCGGCCGCGTCGGTGGGGTCGGTGCAACTGACCTTCAGCGTGGATCAGGCCGCCGTGTACGTCAACGGCGAGGCGACCCAGTGGAGCAGTCCTCCCCGGCTGGTGGGGGGCCGCGCCATGCTGCCCCTGCGCGACGCGGCGGCGCTGCTGGATCAGCCGCTGAACACCACCGGGGCCATCGGCAGCGGGCAGCTGCAGCTCGGGCGCCTGCTGGTGGACACCCGCCGCGTGAGCGGCGTGCTGGCCGGCGCGCCCCAGCCCGAGGGCACCGTGGCTGCGCTGGGCGGCGTGCTGTATGTCAGCGCGCGCACCCTGGCCGACGCGCTGAACGCCAACCTGGTCGCCGAGGGCGACGCCGGGCGCACCATGACCCTGACCGCCCTGCGCGACGGCGGCAACCCGCTGGCCCCGCAGGCCCGCTTCTCCACCGACAAGAACGTGTACGCCCCGGGCGAGCGGGTCGTGTACACCGAGTACGCCTTCGACCCGGACGGCGCGGACATCACCTCGCGCAAGTGGACGGGCCGCCAGGACGCCTACTTCCAGCCCGGCACCTACACGGTCACCCTGAACGTGACGAACAGCCGGGGCCTGCTGAGCCGGCCGTACACCCGCACCATCCAGGTCACGGGCGCCCCGATGGACTCGCCGCTGACCTACGCGCTGAAATACGCCTCGCCCGGCGACTCCTTCCCGGACCCGCAGGTGCTGAACTACCCGTCGGCGCTGGCGGTGCCGGTGGCCGGCGAGACCTCCCCGCTGATCTTCAGCGACAGCCCCGAGGTGCCCACCCAGAGCGGCATCCTGTACCAGGACACGGTGCAGGGCCGCGCCCGGATGCTGGCCTACCACCTGAACGGGCTGGGCCGCCCGGCGCGGCTGTACATCCTGGCCCGCAACCTCGACGAGCGCCCGGTGGACATCCGCACCACCCGCCTGGGCGAGACGGCGCCCACCCGCATCGAGGGCACGCTGGGTCAGGTCACGCTGATGGAGTACTTCGCCTCGACCGGCGGCAGCCTGCTGACCCTCAGTCCGGGCTCGACCGCCGCCGTGTATGCCAGCCCCACCCTGAGCCCCGGCAGCGGCGTGAACCTGATGCAGGATCTGGTGACCTCGGGGCGCGTGGAACTGACCATCCTGATGCTGGAGGACACCCTGCCCCCCAGCGCGCAGGTGGCCCAGCAGCTGCCCTACCTGAAGCCCGACGGCAAGCATGTGCGCGGCACCTTCCCGGGCGCCGTGCGGCGGCTGCGCGTGACCCTGGGCTCGCTGCCCACCCGCATCGTGATCGGCGACGGGCGGGTCGACCCGGCGCTGACCGGCACCGACGCCCTGACCGGCCAGAGCGTGAAACTGAGCGGCAACTACGGCGTGCTCTACGACCTGGAGGTGAACGGCGCGGCGGGCGCGGCCGTGGCCCTGAGCCCGCGCGGCGGCCTGTACCGGGGCGCCATGAACGTGCTGGACGGCCCCATCGTGCAGACCATCAAACTGCCGCGCGTGGGCAGCGCCCTGAAGCCCAGCGAGCCGACCCTGCTGTGGCGCGCCCAGTCCGACCGCCTGAACATCGACTTCGTGCCGGCCAGCGGCTCGAATCTGCCGATCAGTCTGGTGTTCTACCGGGCGCGCAGCCTGAGCGGCTTCGGCGGCGTGATCAAGACCTACCAGCCCTGA
- a CDS encoding DUF808 domain-containing protein, producing MSGGLVALLDDVAAIARIAAASIDDIGAAAGKAGVKALGVVVDDTAVTPRYVTGFSPDRELPIIWRIARGSLRNKVVFILPAALLLSQFLPWAITPILMLGGAYLCFEGAEKLYEALSGHHESAESSEAKLSSAAHEQQMVSGAIRTDFILSAEIMAISLAEVADQGFGSRALILIVVAVMITVLVYGVVGLIVKMDDLGLRLARSGTGIARAFGRGLVRGMPVVMGALSVIGTAAMLWVGGHILIAGLETFGIAGPAHVLHDAAVATSRAVGFAPGLVQWLVDTLGSGLLGLIVGGIIVAVLHALPRRGAATQH from the coding sequence ATGAGCGGCGGCCTGGTGGCCCTGCTGGACGACGTGGCGGCCATCGCGCGGATCGCGGCGGCGTCCATCGACGACATCGGCGCGGCGGCCGGCAAGGCCGGGGTCAAGGCGCTGGGCGTGGTGGTCGACGACACGGCGGTCACGCCGCGCTATGTCACGGGCTTCTCGCCCGACCGCGAGCTGCCGATCATCTGGCGGATCGCGCGGGGCTCGCTGCGCAACAAGGTCGTGTTCATCCTGCCGGCGGCGCTGCTGCTCAGCCAGTTCCTGCCCTGGGCCATCACGCCGATCCTGATGCTGGGCGGGGCGTACCTGTGCTTCGAGGGCGCCGAGAAGCTGTACGAGGCCCTCAGCGGCCACCACGAGAGCGCCGAGAGCAGCGAGGCCAAGCTGTCCAGCGCCGCGCACGAGCAGCAGATGGTCTCCGGCGCGATCCGCACCGACTTCATCCTGTCGGCCGAGATCATGGCGATCTCGCTGGCCGAGGTCGCCGATCAGGGCTTCGGCTCGCGGGCGCTGATCCTGATCGTGGTGGCGGTCATGATCACGGTGCTGGTCTACGGCGTGGTCGGACTGATCGTGAAGATGGACGACCTGGGCCTGCGGCTGGCCCGCAGCGGCACTGGCATCGCCCGCGCGTTCGGACGCGGCCTAGTGCGGGGGATGCCGGTCGTGATGGGCGCTCTGTCGGTGATCGGCACCGCCGCCATGCTGTGGGTCGGCGGGCACATCCTGATCGCCGGCCTGGAGACCTTCGGGATCGCCGGCCCCGCCCACGTCCTGCACGACGCGGCGGTCGCCACCAGCCGGGCCGTGGGCTTCGCGCCCGGGCTGGTGCAGTGGCTGGTGGACACCCTGGGCTCGGGGCTGCTGGGCCTGATCGTCGGCGGGATCATCGTGGCCGTGCTGCACGCCCTGCCCAGGAGGGGCGCGGCGACCCAGCACTGA
- a CDS encoding pyridoxamine 5'-phosphate oxidase family protein, which produces MSKTLQDLSQKMRKIDIAMLSTHTAGGNIAGRPMSNNGEVEYDGTSYYYTYEDTRTVQDIEKDDRVSLAFMGEKGFSVAVEGKAKLMRDKASLEEHWTKGLEQWFKDGVDTPGIVMIQVDATRVHYWDGEDQGEIKL; this is translated from the coding sequence ATGAGCAAGACCCTGCAAGACCTGTCCCAGAAGATGCGCAAGATCGACATCGCCATGCTCTCGACCCATACGGCGGGCGGCAACATCGCCGGGCGCCCCATGAGCAACAACGGCGAGGTCGAGTACGACGGCACCTCGTACTACTACACGTACGAGGACACCCGCACGGTGCAGGACATCGAGAAGGACGACAGGGTGTCGCTGGCCTTCATGGGCGAGAAGGGCTTCTCGGTGGCGGTCGAGGGCAAGGCCAAACTGATGCGCGACAAGGCCAGCCTGGAGGAGCACTGGACGAAGGGACTGGAGCAGTGGTTCAAGGACGGCGTGGACACCCCCGGTATCGTGATGATCCAGGTCGACGCGACCCGCGTGCATTACTGGGACGGCGAGGATCAGGGCGAGATCAAGCTCTGA
- the der gene encoding ribosome biogenesis GTPase Der, with product MHKVAIVGRPNVGKSSLFNRLIGRRDAVVADFPGVTRDAKEGLMLHQNHRITLVDTGGLWSGDEWEAAIRQKAEWAMEGAQAVMFVVDPREGLSAADYEVADWLRKLGTPVIVVANKIDSQKHEVYMAELWGLGFGDPVPISAEHARGLDDLMDRIMVHLPEDDEDVPEVAPIRISLIGRPNVGKSSLLNAITQSDRAIVADQPGTTRDSLDVEWDYGGQRFVLVDTAGIRKKPDTAIEDYAIQRSQAAIARSDLIWLVVNATELGDHELKLANLAYDSGKPVIVVVNKWDLVPDQDLKSTEKDLKQKLHHISFAPRVYTSAINDYGIHEMLAEAMKLHTKWQSRIPTAELNRWLEVWQMRQSVPNFHGKKLKLYFMTQVETSPPTFAIFCNRADFVTRAYEGFLQNRIREDLDLAGIPVRLKWKEKGPYKRGKKGEEAEA from the coding sequence ATGCATAAAGTAGCCATCGTAGGCCGACCCAACGTCGGCAAGTCCAGCCTGTTCAACCGCCTGATCGGCCGCCGCGACGCGGTCGTGGCCGACTTTCCCGGCGTGACCCGCGACGCCAAGGAAGGGCTGATGCTCCACCAGAACCACCGCATCACCCTGGTCGACACCGGGGGGCTCTGGAGCGGCGACGAGTGGGAAGCTGCCATCCGCCAGAAGGCCGAGTGGGCCATGGAAGGCGCCCAGGCGGTGATGTTCGTGGTCGATCCCCGCGAGGGGCTGTCGGCCGCCGACTACGAGGTCGCCGACTGGCTTCGCAAGCTGGGCACGCCCGTGATCGTCGTGGCGAACAAGATCGATTCCCAGAAGCACGAGGTTTACATGGCCGAGCTGTGGGGCCTGGGCTTCGGCGATCCGGTGCCCATCAGCGCCGAGCACGCGCGCGGGCTGGACGACCTGATGGACCGCATCATGGTGCATCTGCCCGAGGACGACGAGGACGTGCCGGAAGTCGCGCCGATCCGCATCTCGCTGATCGGGCGGCCGAACGTGGGCAAGTCCAGCCTGCTGAACGCCATCACCCAGTCCGACCGTGCCATCGTGGCCGACCAGCCGGGCACCACCCGCGACTCGCTGGACGTCGAGTGGGACTACGGCGGGCAGCGCTTCGTGCTGGTCGACACCGCCGGCATCCGCAAGAAGCCGGACACCGCCATCGAGGACTACGCCATCCAGCGCTCGCAGGCGGCCATCGCGCGCTCCGACCTGATCTGGCTGGTCGTGAACGCCACCGAACTGGGTGACCACGAGCTGAAGCTGGCGAACCTCGCCTACGACTCGGGCAAGCCCGTGATCGTGGTCGTGAACAAGTGGGATCTGGTGCCCGATCAAGACCTGAAAAGCACCGAGAAGGATCTGAAGCAGAAGCTCCACCACATCTCCTTCGCGCCGCGCGTGTACACCTCTGCCATCAACGACTACGGCATCCACGAGATGCTGGCCGAGGCCATGAAGCTGCACACCAAGTGGCAGAGCCGCATTCCGACCGCCGAACTCAACCGCTGGCTGGAAGTCTGGCAGATGCGCCAGAGCGTGCCGAACTTCCACGGCAAGAAGCTCAAGCTGTACTTCATGACCCAGGTGGAGACCTCGCCGCCGACCTTCGCCATCTTCTGCAACCGCGCCGACTTCGTGACCCGCGCCTACGAGGGCTTCCTGCAAAACCGCATCCGCGAGGATCTGGATCTGGCGGGCATCCCGGTGCGGCTCAAGTGGAAGGAGAAGGGGCCGTACAAGCGGGGCAAGAAGGGCGAGGAAGCCGAAGCCTAA
- a CDS encoding sulfurtransferase, translated as MTPPTSPLTTAAWLLEHHADANLRVLDCRYALSDPLVGRIAYLEGHVPGAVYADLETDLSGPLQESGAGGRHPLPDPGVLAAWLGSVGIGNDSVVVCYDDPDTGQGFYAARAWWLLRWLGHRAVSVLDGGWPAWVAAGGGASTAEPAHAPTTFVPDVQADMVATAQDVQHRDPSTLLIDSRAQARYRGEVEPIDAKAGHIPGAVNREWSGVLDGRGRWRDPDTLGVHLDAGDSPTITYCGSGVSATPNVLARELSGVPLGPRNRLYAGSWSDWISDDTRPVATGEAEEI; from the coding sequence ATGACTCCCCCCACCTCTCCTCTGACCACCGCCGCCTGGCTGCTGGAGCACCACGCCGACGCGAACCTCCGCGTGCTGGACTGCCGCTACGCCCTGAGCGACCCGCTGGTCGGGCGCATCGCGTATCTGGAGGGGCACGTTCCGGGCGCGGTGTACGCCGACCTGGAGACCGACCTGAGCGGGCCCCTGCAGGAGAGCGGCGCGGGCGGGCGCCATCCCCTGCCCGACCCGGGGGTGCTGGCGGCGTGGCTGGGCTCGGTGGGCATCGGCAACGACTCGGTGGTCGTGTGCTACGACGATCCCGACACCGGGCAGGGCTTCTACGCGGCGCGGGCCTGGTGGCTGCTGCGCTGGCTGGGGCACCGCGCGGTGTCGGTGCTGGACGGTGGCTGGCCCGCCTGGGTGGCGGCCGGGGGCGGGGCCAGCACGGCCGAGCCGGCGCACGCACCCACCACCTTCGTCCCGGACGTGCAGGCCGATATGGTCGCCACCGCCCAGGACGTGCAGCACCGTGACCCCTCCACCCTGCTGATCGACTCGCGGGCCCAGGCCCGCTACCGGGGCGAGGTCGAGCCCATCGACGCGAAGGCCGGCCACATTCCCGGCGCCGTGAACCGCGAGTGGAGCGGCGTGCTGGATGGCCGGGGCCGCTGGCGCGATCCGGACACGCTGGGCGTGCATCTGGACGCCGGGGACTCGCCCACCATCACCTACTGCGGCAGCGGGGTCAGCGCCACGCCGAACGTGCTGGCGCGTGAACTCTCGGGCGTGCCGCTGGGCCCCCGCAACCGCCTGTACGCCGGCTCGTGGAGCGACTGGATCAGCGACGACACGCGCCCGGTGGCGACCGGAGAGGCCGAGGAGATATGA